The following are from one region of the Hydrogenophaga sp. BPS33 genome:
- a CDS encoding tripartite tricarboxylate transporter TctB family protein, with the protein MKLASQKDFFSGLMFTAVGVAFAIGATNFTIGSAARMGPGYFPLLLGIVLILLGFTITAQSFRSNAPNGDPVGRFAWRPLGFIIGANLAFGVLLVGVPALGIPAFGMIIAIYALVLIAGYARPNCSFKESVVLATVLAVGSYFAFVYALNLQFPVWPAFVSA; encoded by the coding sequence ATGAAATTGGCCAGCCAAAAAGACTTCTTTTCAGGATTGATGTTCACCGCCGTCGGCGTCGCGTTCGCGATAGGTGCCACCAACTTCACCATTGGCAGCGCCGCGCGTATGGGCCCAGGCTATTTCCCGTTGTTGCTCGGCATCGTGCTGATCCTTTTGGGATTCACGATCACGGCGCAGTCGTTCAGGAGCAATGCGCCCAATGGCGATCCCGTCGGGCGCTTTGCCTGGCGGCCTCTTGGCTTCATCATCGGAGCCAACCTGGCCTTCGGTGTGTTGCTGGTCGGCGTACCTGCCCTGGGCATCCCGGCCTTCGGCATGATCATCGCGATCTATGCGCTGGTGCTGATTGCGGGTTACGCCCGTCCCAACTGCAGCTTCAAGGAGTCCGTGGTCCTCGCCACGGTCCTCGCGGTGGGCAGCTATTTCGCCTTCGTATACGCATTGAATCTGCAGTTCCCGGTGTGGCCTGCGTTCGTGTCCGCCTGA
- a CDS encoding response regulator has translation MTDTIARPIQLLVVDDHSLFRRGLMALLAQDPRFEVACEAGDVGEALRCVARQRPDVILLDNHLPGVLGVDAIPALREAAPGSRVLMLTVSENESDLVAALKAGADGYLVKTVEAQHLCEGIVKVMEGESVVSPEMTTKLVSALRSPPSANGKAADAPVCTATSAPELAALSARELEILHLIACGDSNKHIARQLDIAETTVKIHVQHILRKLHLTSRVQAAVFAARHAS, from the coding sequence ATGACCGACACCATCGCCCGTCCGATCCAGTTGCTCGTGGTCGACGACCACTCGTTGTTCCGCCGCGGACTCATGGCGCTGCTCGCGCAGGACCCGCGTTTTGAAGTGGCTTGCGAGGCGGGTGACGTGGGCGAAGCGTTGCGCTGCGTGGCGCGCCAGCGACCCGACGTGATCCTGCTCGACAACCACCTGCCGGGCGTACTGGGCGTGGACGCCATCCCCGCACTGCGCGAAGCCGCACCGGGTAGCCGCGTGCTCATGCTCACCGTGAGCGAGAACGAGTCCGATCTGGTGGCCGCGCTCAAGGCCGGCGCCGACGGCTACCTGGTCAAGACAGTGGAGGCGCAACACCTGTGCGAGGGCATCGTCAAGGTGATGGAGGGCGAGTCGGTGGTCAGTCCCGAGATGACCACCAAGCTGGTGTCGGCGTTGCGATCACCGCCGTCTGCCAACGGCAAAGCGGCCGATGCACCGGTGTGCACCGCCACCTCTGCTCCCGAACTCGCCGCGCTCTCGGCGCGTGAACTCGAGATCCTGCACCTGATCGCGTGCGGCGACAGCAACAAACACATTGCCCGCCAGCTCGACATTGCCGAGACCACGGTCAAGATCCACGTACAGCACATCCTGCGCAAGCTCCACCTCACCTCGCGTGTGCAGGCGGCGGTGTTCGCGGCCCGTCACGCGTCCTAG
- a CDS encoding MFS transporter: protein MASELNNDKKAWSVLIVSTLAFTVCFMVWMMFGVIGIPIKKALDLNSTQFGLLMATPVLTGSLVRVPLGIWTDRYGGRIVMAILMAITVPAIWLMSYATAYWHFLTIGLFVGLAGGSFSVGTPYVARWFPKHRQGMAMGVYGAGNSGSAVNKFVAPVLLVAFGWAAVPQVYAAIMLGTVVLFWLFSHSDPSHLVPSNVSFMDQLKALKDPKVLKYCQYYSIVFGGYVALSLWMVQYYVGEFGLDIRVAALLAACFSLPGGVLRAVGGVMSDKFGAHKVTWWVLWVSWICLFLLSYPQTDFTVLTVNGPRSFHIGLNVYLFTGLMFILGIAWAFGKASVFKYISDDYPKNIGAISGIVGLAGGMGGFVLPILFGALMDLTGIRSSAFMLMYGVVWVSLIWMYWTEVRQTEVMGANAKPFSFQN, encoded by the coding sequence ATGGCCTCTGAGCTGAACAACGACAAAAAAGCCTGGTCGGTGCTGATCGTCAGCACGCTGGCCTTCACCGTGTGCTTCATGGTCTGGATGATGTTCGGTGTCATCGGCATCCCGATCAAGAAGGCACTCGACCTCAATTCCACCCAGTTCGGCCTGCTCATGGCCACACCCGTGCTCACCGGTTCGCTGGTGCGCGTGCCGCTGGGCATCTGGACCGACCGCTACGGTGGCCGCATCGTGATGGCCATTCTCATGGCCATCACCGTGCCGGCGATCTGGCTCATGAGCTACGCCACGGCTTACTGGCACTTCCTCACCATCGGCCTGTTCGTGGGCTTGGCGGGCGGCTCCTTCTCGGTCGGCACGCCCTACGTGGCGCGCTGGTTCCCCAAGCACCGCCAGGGCATGGCCATGGGCGTGTACGGCGCGGGCAACTCGGGCTCTGCCGTCAACAAGTTCGTGGCGCCGGTGCTGCTGGTGGCCTTCGGCTGGGCTGCGGTGCCGCAGGTGTACGCGGCCATCATGCTGGGCACGGTGGTGCTGTTCTGGCTGTTCAGCCACAGCGACCCGTCGCACCTGGTGCCGAGCAACGTGTCTTTCATGGACCAGCTCAAGGCACTCAAGGATCCCAAGGTGCTCAAGTATTGCCAGTACTACAGCATCGTCTTCGGTGGCTATGTGGCGCTCTCGCTGTGGATGGTGCAGTACTACGTGGGCGAGTTCGGCCTGGACATCCGCGTGGCCGCGCTGCTGGCGGCGTGCTTCTCGCTGCCCGGTGGCGTGCTGCGCGCGGTGGGCGGCGTGATGTCGGACAAGTTCGGCGCGCACAAGGTCACCTGGTGGGTGCTGTGGGTGAGCTGGATCTGCCTGTTCCTGCTGTCGTATCCGCAGACCGACTTCACCGTGCTCACCGTCAATGGCCCGCGCTCCTTCCACATCGGCCTCAACGTCTACCTCTTCACCGGCCTGATGTTCATCCTGGGCATCGCCTGGGCCTTCGGCAAGGCCAGCGTCTTCAAGTACATCAGCGACGACTATCCGAAAAACATCGGCGCCATCAGCGGCATCGTCGGCCTGGCCGGGGGCATGGGTGGGTTTGTGCTGCCGATCCTGTTCGGCGCGCTCATGGACCTCACCGGTATCCGTTCCAGCGCCTTCATGCTGATGTACGGCGTGGTCTGGGTATCGCTCATCTGGATGTACTGGACCGAGGTGCGCCAGACCGAAGTCATGGGCGCCAACGCAAAACCATTTTCCTTTCAGAACTGA
- a CDS encoding MFS transporter translates to MNNTNKVGPDIVDWRPEDETFWNLTGKKIAYRNLWISIPALLCGFAVWSMWGIITVQMMNLGYPFTQAELFTLTAIAGLAGATMRIPASFLIRLSGGRNTIFLTTAMLLAPALGTGIVLQHPEWPLWSFQLMALWCGVGGGNFASSMSNISTFFPKRLQGTGLGLNAGLGNFGVTTMQIVIPLVMTVPLLGTFGGDAMVLQKESGWILGAIPPGTPTWIQNAGFAWVLSLVPLSVLCWFGMNNLKTVSPNTGGPIAAFLKIIWLYTLSFVPAGVGLYLYLPAPSGLGLLNMWLAMPFIIVSTLMVMKITAFGTMKENVAKQFAIFRNKHTWSLTILYIVTFGSFIGFSMALPLSMKVIFGVSHVVDANGVLQHTLVNPKGPPILAYAWIGPFVGAAIRPLGGWMADKLGGSIVTQWVCGVMAIAGVAVGYVMQLAYQSATPEQYFFIFLALFMLLFAASGIGNGSTFRSIGVIFDSQQAGPVLGWTSAVAAYGAFIAPVVIGEQIKLGTPQTAMYGFAIFYAACLVLNWWFYLRKGAEIQNP, encoded by the coding sequence ATGAACAACACCAACAAGGTCGGTCCAGACATCGTGGACTGGAGGCCGGAGGATGAAACCTTCTGGAACCTCACCGGCAAAAAAATCGCGTACCGCAACCTCTGGATCTCCATCCCGGCCCTGCTCTGCGGTTTCGCGGTGTGGAGCATGTGGGGAATCATCACGGTGCAGATGATGAACCTGGGCTATCCGTTCACCCAGGCCGAGCTCTTCACCCTGACCGCCATTGCCGGCCTGGCCGGGGCCACGATGCGCATCCCGGCTTCGTTTCTGATCCGACTCTCGGGTGGGCGAAATACCATTTTTCTGACCACCGCCATGCTGCTCGCGCCTGCCCTGGGTACCGGCATCGTGCTACAGCACCCCGAGTGGCCCCTGTGGTCGTTCCAGTTGATGGCTTTGTGGTGTGGCGTGGGAGGGGGCAACTTTGCCTCCTCCATGTCCAACATCAGTACGTTTTTCCCCAAGCGCCTGCAAGGCACCGGCCTGGGGCTGAACGCAGGCCTGGGCAACTTTGGCGTGACCACGATGCAGATCGTGATCCCGCTGGTGATGACCGTGCCTTTGCTGGGGACGTTTGGTGGTGACGCGATGGTGCTGCAAAAGGAAAGCGGCTGGATCTTGGGCGCCATCCCCCCTGGCACTCCCACCTGGATCCAGAACGCCGGTTTTGCCTGGGTGCTGTCTCTCGTGCCGTTGTCGGTCCTGTGCTGGTTCGGCATGAACAACCTCAAGACGGTTTCTCCCAACACCGGCGGGCCGATCGCCGCGTTTCTCAAGATCATCTGGCTCTACACCCTGTCCTTCGTCCCGGCCGGTGTTGGCCTGTATCTCTACTTGCCGGCACCCAGCGGTCTGGGACTGCTCAACATGTGGCTTGCCATGCCTTTCATCATTGTCAGCACGCTGATGGTGATGAAGATCACCGCCTTTGGCACGATGAAGGAAAACGTGGCCAAGCAGTTTGCGATCTTCCGCAACAAGCACACATGGTCGTTGACCATTCTCTATATCGTCACATTCGGCTCGTTCATCGGTTTCTCCATGGCGCTGCCGCTGTCGATGAAGGTGATCTTTGGTGTCAGCCACGTGGTGGATGCCAATGGCGTCCTGCAGCACACGCTGGTCAATCCCAAGGGCCCGCCCATCCTGGCCTACGCCTGGATCGGCCCTTTCGTTGGTGCAGCGATTCGCCCGTTGGGTGGCTGGATGGCCGACAAGCTCGGTGGCTCCATCGTGACCCAATGGGTGTGCGGCGTGATGGCTATCGCGGGGGTTGCCGTCGGGTATGTGATGCAACTCGCCTACCAGTCGGCCACGCCGGAACAGTATTTCTTTATCTTCCTTGCGCTGTTCATGTTGCTGTTTGCCGCCAGTGGCATCGGAAACGGCTCGACCTTTCGAAGCATCGGCGTGATCTTTGACAGCCAGCAGGCCGGTCCGGTCCTGGGCTGGACCTCGGCAGTGGCCGCCTATGGCGCCTTCATTGCGCCGGTGGTGATCGGTGAGCAGATCAAGCTCGGCACGCCGCAAACGGCCATGTACGGCTTCGCCATCTTCTACGCCGCCTGCCTGGTGCTGAACTGGTGGTTCTACCTGCGCAAGGGCGCCGAGATCCAGAACCCATGA
- a CDS encoding ankyrin repeat domain-containing protein, with protein MQASSFEDFFIAIKRNDVPALRQLAQRGFDMNTRNEAGDPGLVLAIRDGSGAVAQYLVSEKSVNIEARTAKDESALMLAALKGELDLARRLIARQAEVNKPGWTPLHYAATHPGNASVDMVRLMLEHHAYIDAESPNGTTPLMMAAQYGQPAVVQLLLDEGADPLIKNQRGLTAMDFAHRAGRAASAEMIAAVVRARQPKGKW; from the coding sequence GTGCAAGCCAGTTCGTTCGAAGATTTTTTCATTGCCATCAAACGCAACGACGTGCCCGCGCTGCGCCAGTTGGCGCAGCGCGGATTCGATATGAACACCCGCAACGAAGCCGGCGACCCCGGGCTCGTGCTGGCCATCCGCGATGGATCGGGCGCTGTCGCGCAGTATCTGGTCAGCGAGAAGTCGGTGAACATCGAGGCCCGCACAGCCAAGGACGAGAGCGCCCTCATGCTGGCGGCGCTCAAGGGCGAGCTGGATCTGGCGCGTCGATTGATCGCACGCCAAGCCGAGGTCAACAAACCCGGCTGGACGCCGTTGCATTACGCCGCCACGCACCCCGGCAACGCCAGCGTCGACATGGTGCGGCTCATGCTGGAGCACCACGCCTATATCGACGCCGAGTCGCCCAACGGCACTACGCCGCTGATGATGGCGGCCCAGTACGGCCAACCGGCCGTGGTCCAGCTCCTGCTGGACGAGGGCGCCGACCCCTTGATCAAAAACCAGAGGGGACTGACCGCAATGGATTTCGCGCACCGCGCCGGCCGCGCGGCATCGGCAGAAATGATCGCGGCCGTTGTACGTGCGCGTCAACCCAAGGGAAAGTGGTGA
- a CDS encoding tripartite tricarboxylate transporter permease gives MELLDHLALGFGVAFTFQNILYALIGCLLGTLIGVLPGIGPVATIAMLLPATYGLPPVAALIMLAGIYYGAQYGGSTTAILVNLPGESSSVVTVIDGHQMAKKGRAGPALAAAGIGSFFAGCVGTLWLAAFAPPLTEVALSFGPAEYFSLMIVGLIGSVVLASGSLVKALAMIVLGLLLGLVGTDVNSGVARFSFDIPELTDGISFTVIAMGVFGYGEIISNLSTPEGERSVFTDKVQGLMPTKEDFKNMVPAVLRGTALGSCLGILPGGGALLSAFAAYTIEKKVKMKPGEIPFGQGNIRGVAGPESANNAGAQASFIPLLTLGIPPNAVMALMVGAMTIHNIQPGPQVMTSNPELFWGLIASMWIGNAMLIILNLPLIGIWIKLLAVPYRWLFPAIVLFCAIGVYSTNNNNFDIWMVAIFGVIGYIFIKLGCEPAPLLLGFILGPMMEEYLRRALLISRGDWSVFVTRPISASLLGVAALMLVIVLLPSIKKKREEAFVEE, from the coding sequence ATGGAACTTCTTGATCATTTGGCGCTGGGCTTCGGCGTCGCCTTCACCTTTCAGAACATCCTGTACGCGCTGATCGGGTGTCTGCTGGGCACCTTGATCGGCGTGTTGCCAGGCATCGGGCCGGTGGCCACGATCGCCATGCTGCTGCCGGCCACTTACGGTCTGCCTCCCGTGGCGGCGCTGATCATGCTGGCCGGTATCTATTACGGTGCGCAATATGGTGGATCCACCACTGCCATTCTGGTCAACCTGCCGGGCGAGTCTTCGTCCGTGGTCACGGTGATCGATGGTCACCAGATGGCCAAGAAGGGCAGGGCGGGTCCCGCCTTGGCTGCAGCGGGCATTGGCTCGTTCTTCGCCGGCTGTGTGGGCACCTTGTGGCTGGCCGCCTTCGCGCCACCCCTTACCGAAGTTGCCCTGAGCTTTGGTCCTGCCGAGTACTTCTCGCTCATGATCGTCGGCTTGATCGGCTCGGTGGTGCTGGCTTCGGGATCGCTCGTCAAGGCATTGGCCATGATCGTGCTCGGCTTGCTGCTGGGCCTGGTGGGCACCGACGTGAACTCGGGTGTCGCCCGCTTCAGCTTCGACATTCCGGAACTCACCGACGGCATCAGCTTCACCGTGATCGCCATGGGCGTGTTCGGCTACGGGGAAATCATTTCCAACCTGTCCACGCCCGAAGGCGAGCGCAGCGTGTTCACCGACAAGGTGCAAGGCTTGATGCCCACGAAGGAAGACTTCAAGAACATGGTGCCTGCTGTGCTCCGTGGTACGGCCTTGGGCTCTTGCCTGGGCATTCTGCCTGGCGGTGGTGCGTTGCTGTCTGCTTTCGCCGCGTACACGATCGAGAAGAAGGTCAAGATGAAGCCGGGCGAAATTCCGTTCGGCCAAGGCAATATCCGTGGTGTGGCCGGTCCTGAGTCTGCCAACAACGCCGGTGCGCAAGCGTCCTTCATTCCGCTGCTGACACTGGGTATTCCGCCCAACGCCGTGATGGCTCTGATGGTGGGTGCGATGACGATCCACAACATCCAGCCGGGCCCGCAGGTCATGACCAGCAACCCCGAGTTGTTCTGGGGCCTGATTGCCTCCATGTGGATCGGCAACGCCATGCTGATCATCCTGAACCTGCCGCTGATCGGCATATGGATCAAGCTGCTGGCCGTGCCTTACCGCTGGTTGTTCCCGGCCATCGTGTTGTTCTGTGCGATCGGGGTGTACTCGACCAACAACAACAACTTCGACATCTGGATGGTCGCCATCTTCGGTGTGATCGGCTACATCTTCATCAAGCTCGGCTGTGAACCCGCGCCCCTGCTGCTGGGTTTCATTCTGGGCCCCATGATGGAGGAATATCTGCGGCGCGCGTTGCTGATTTCTCGCGGCGACTGGAGCGTCTTCGTAACCCGTCCCATTTCCGCCTCATTGCTGGGTGTGGCTGCACTGATGTTGGTCATCGTGCTGCTGCCATCGATCAAGAAGAAACGCGAAGAAGCTTTCGTCGAAGAGTGA
- a CDS encoding TatD family hydrolase — protein sequence MFTDSHCHLSFPELRARLPEILAEMSQAQVDRALCICTTLEEFDDVLGLAQAHGHLWATVGVHPDNEDVREPCLEDLLRSAAHPKVIGIGETGLDYYRLGERTVADMAWQRERFRTHIRAGRQTDLPLVIHTRSASADTLAILAEEGGFRSASGVGQALSKGVFHCFTETMDVARAALDLGFYVSFSGILTFRNAADLREVAAFVPLDRTLIETDSPYLAPVPHRGKTNTPAWVPWVAQQVADIKGLAVDTVAEATSRNFERLFDKVNGRPVADNI from the coding sequence ATGTTCACCGATTCCCATTGCCATCTGAGTTTCCCGGAGCTGAGAGCCCGGTTGCCTGAAATCCTGGCCGAGATGTCGCAAGCGCAGGTCGACCGCGCGCTGTGCATCTGCACCACCCTGGAAGAGTTCGACGACGTGCTCGGCCTGGCCCAGGCCCATGGCCATCTGTGGGCCACCGTCGGCGTTCACCCCGACAACGAAGACGTTCGGGAGCCCTGCCTGGAGGATCTCTTGCGCAGCGCAGCGCATCCCAAGGTCATTGGCATTGGTGAGACCGGGCTGGACTACTACCGGCTGGGCGAACGGACCGTGGCCGATATGGCGTGGCAGCGCGAGCGCTTTCGCACCCACATCCGCGCTGGGCGTCAAACCGATTTGCCTCTCGTGATCCACACCCGCAGCGCGTCGGCCGACACCTTGGCGATCCTGGCCGAGGAGGGCGGTTTCCGTTCGGCGTCAGGTGTTGGCCAGGCTTTGTCCAAGGGCGTGTTCCATTGCTTCACGGAAACCATGGACGTCGCCCGCGCGGCGCTCGACCTGGGTTTCTATGTGTCCTTCTCCGGCATCCTGACCTTTCGCAACGCTGCCGATCTGCGCGAAGTCGCGGCGTTCGTGCCGCTCGATCGCACACTCATCGAAACCGACAGCCCCTACCTGGCGCCGGTGCCCCACCGGGGAAAGACCAATACCCCGGCCTGGGTGCCCTGGGTGGCACAACAGGTTGCCGACATCAAGGGCCTGGCAGTGGACACAGTGGCCGAGGCCACCAGCCGCAATTTCGAGCGGCTTTTTGACAAGGTCAACGGCCGCCCCGTGGCTGACAACATTTAA
- a CDS encoding type IV pili methyl-accepting chemotaxis transducer N-terminal domain-containing protein encodes MGLLLVALTSISLTLWITRQLEGGAAAVNEAGRMRMQTWRIASVAQAGRSPPELAALVQQFDQNLDLLRRGDASRPLFVPWDDAVGQAFATVETLWQNQRPLWLQDRPPEPAQALAAAGALVEAIDGLVLAIEKQLSGFTAILNLIQFLMMALAIAGAVVMLYTGYMYVIHPLAHLRESLRRLESGDFKVRAGVETLDEFGQVAAGFNRMASALQSMYAGLESQVETKTQRIEAQRARLETLYEVSAFMAQAGSIEELSRGFSQRVRAVVKADAAAVRWSDEASQRYLLLASDCFPQDMLAHERSLLAGACACGNLQPDARTRVIPIHSHDEAQVRRCACVGFETLVSVPVRLQNRVLGEIDLFYRAKVSLSVGETELLDALASHLANALESLRASALEREAAVGEERTLIARELHDSIAQSLAFLKIQVQLLRDAVQKKQEARVTSTLDELDEGLRESFNDVRELLVHFRTRTNTDDIERALQETLQKFQHQTGLPAKLHVEGHGLPLPADVQVQVLHVLQESLSNVRKHARAQHVQLDVVKGAQWRFCVRDDGAGFDALDAPGESHVGLKIMHERAALVGARVDVSSEPGRGTAVTLTLPPHPVAENAIATPVTEHAIP; translated from the coding sequence GTGGGACTTCTTCTCGTTGCTCTCACCTCCATCAGCCTGACGCTTTGGATCACTCGGCAACTCGAAGGCGGCGCTGCCGCGGTCAACGAGGCCGGGCGCATGCGCATGCAGACCTGGCGAATCGCCAGCGTGGCGCAGGCCGGGCGCTCCCCGCCCGAGCTGGCGGCCCTGGTGCAGCAGTTTGACCAGAACCTGGATCTGCTGCGCCGAGGGGACGCCAGCCGTCCGCTGTTCGTGCCTTGGGACGATGCGGTCGGCCAGGCGTTCGCCACCGTGGAAACGCTGTGGCAGAACCAGCGCCCGCTGTGGTTGCAGGACCGCCCGCCCGAGCCAGCGCAGGCGCTGGCAGCGGCCGGCGCGCTCGTCGAAGCCATCGACGGCCTGGTGCTGGCGATCGAGAAGCAGCTCTCGGGCTTCACCGCCATCCTCAACCTGATCCAGTTCCTCATGATGGCCTTGGCCATCGCCGGCGCAGTGGTGATGCTCTACACCGGGTACATGTATGTCATCCACCCGCTGGCGCACTTGCGCGAGAGCCTGCGTCGGCTGGAGTCGGGTGACTTCAAGGTGCGCGCAGGGGTCGAGACGCTCGACGAGTTCGGCCAGGTGGCAGCAGGCTTCAACCGCATGGCCTCCGCGCTGCAGTCGATGTATGCGGGGCTGGAGAGCCAGGTCGAAACCAAGACGCAACGCATTGAGGCGCAGCGCGCGCGGCTGGAGACGCTTTACGAGGTCAGTGCATTCATGGCGCAGGCCGGCAGCATCGAGGAGCTTTCGCGCGGTTTTTCCCAGCGCGTGCGCGCGGTGGTGAAGGCCGATGCGGCGGCGGTGCGCTGGAGCGATGAGGCCAGCCAGCGGTACCTGCTGCTGGCCTCCGATTGCTTCCCGCAGGACATGTTGGCGCATGAGCGCAGCCTGCTGGCCGGGGCCTGCGCCTGCGGCAACCTGCAGCCCGATGCCAGGACACGCGTCATTCCCATCCACAGCCACGACGAGGCCCAGGTGCGCCGCTGCGCGTGCGTCGGTTTCGAGACGCTGGTGAGTGTGCCGGTGCGGCTGCAAAACCGGGTGTTGGGCGAGATCGACTTGTTCTACCGCGCGAAGGTCAGCCTGAGCGTGGGCGAGACCGAGTTGCTCGATGCCCTGGCCAGCCACCTGGCGAATGCGCTGGAGAGCCTGCGTGCCTCCGCCCTGGAGCGCGAGGCGGCGGTGGGCGAGGAGCGCACACTGATCGCACGCGAACTGCACGACTCCATCGCCCAGTCGCTGGCCTTCCTCAAGATCCAGGTCCAACTGCTGCGCGACGCAGTGCAAAAGAAGCAGGAAGCGCGGGTGACCAGCACGCTCGATGAGCTCGACGAGGGTCTGCGCGAGAGTTTCAACGACGTGCGCGAGCTGCTGGTGCACTTCCGCACCCGCACCAACACGGACGATATCGAACGCGCGTTGCAGGAAACGCTGCAGAAGTTCCAGCACCAGACAGGCCTGCCGGCGAAGCTGCACGTCGAAGGGCATGGCTTGCCCTTGCCCGCCGATGTGCAGGTGCAAGTACTGCACGTGCTGCAGGAGTCGCTCTCCAACGTGCGCAAGCACGCCCGTGCCCAGCATGTCCAGCTCGACGTGGTCAAGGGCGCGCAATGGCGCTTTTGCGTGCGCGACGACGGCGCGGGCTTCGACGCGCTGGACGCGCCCGGCGAATCCCACGTGGGCCTCAAGATCATGCACGAGCGCGCGGCCCTCGTCGGCGCCCGCGTGGACGTGAGTTCCGAGCCCGGCCGAGGCACAGCCGTCACCCTGACCCTGCCGCCCCATCCGGTGGCGGAAAACGCCATCGCCACACCCGTTACCGAGCACGCCATTCCATGA